Proteins from one Buchnera aphidicola (Diuraphis noxia) genomic window:
- a CDS encoding GMP reductase gives MRIEEDIKLGFKDVLIRPKRSILKSRSQVDLIRTFSFKYSPLTWSGIPLIAANMDTIGTFQMAQALSGFKILTAIHKYYSFEEWKNFILSSSKDILNYVIVSIGTSKDDFVKIKKIFLLSSELKYICIDVANGYSEYFVSFLKLVRDFFPDKIICAGNVVTGEMVEELIISGADIVKVGIGPGSVCTTRVKTGVGYPQLSAVIECSDAAHGLNGQIISDGGCSVSGDIAKAFGGGADFVMLGGMLSGHNECSGRIVEEKSKKYMLFYGMSSISAMKRYSGEIKGYRASEGKTVKIPFRGDVHVTIRDILGGIRSTCTYVGAEKLKELTKRTTFIRVNEQENCIFDIFKE, from the coding sequence ATGCGTATTGAAGAAGATATTAAATTAGGTTTTAAAGATGTATTGATTCGACCAAAACGTTCTATTTTAAAAAGTCGTTCTCAAGTAGATTTAATTCGTACTTTTTCTTTTAAATATTCCCCTTTGACATGGTCAGGAATTCCTCTGATTGCTGCAAATATGGATACGATAGGAACTTTTCAAATGGCACAAGCTTTATCAGGTTTTAAAATACTTACAGCGATACATAAATATTATTCTTTTGAAGAATGGAAAAATTTCATTTTATCATCTTCTAAAGATATATTAAATTATGTAATTGTGTCAATTGGAACATCTAAAGATGATTTTGTAAAAATTAAAAAAATTTTTTTATTATCTTCGGAGTTAAAATATATTTGTATTGATGTTGCTAATGGTTATTCTGAATATTTCGTCTCTTTTTTAAAATTAGTCAGAGATTTTTTTCCTGATAAAATTATTTGTGCAGGTAATGTTGTGACTGGAGAAATGGTTGAAGAGTTAATAATTTCTGGAGCGGATATAGTGAAAGTAGGTATTGGACCGGGTTCTGTGTGTACAACGAGAGTTAAAACTGGTGTTGGTTATCCTCAACTTTCGGCAGTTATAGAATGTTCCGATGCAGCGCATGGATTAAATGGTCAAATTATTAGTGATGGAGGTTGTTCTGTTTCTGGAGATATTGCTAAAGCGTTTGGTGGTGGAGCAGATTTTGTTATGTTAGGTGGTATGCTGTCTGGACATAATGAATGTTCAGGAAGGATAGTAGAAGAAAAATCTAAAAAATATATGTTGTTTTATGGAATGAGTTCTATCTCTGCTATGAAGCGTTATTCAGGAGAAATTAAGGGATATAGGGCTTCTGAAGGTAAAACTGTTAAAATACCTTTTCGTGGTGATGTCCATGTTACTATACGTGATATTTTAGGCGGTATACGTTCTACTTGTACTTATGTTGGAGCTGAAAAACTAAAGGAATTAACAAAAAGAACTACTTTTATCAGAGTAAATGAACAAGAAAATTGTATTTTTGATATTTTTAAAGAGTGA
- the aceE gene encoding pyruvate dehydrogenase (acetyl-transferring), homodimeric type: MLKRLYDDVDPIETSDWIQAIESVICKEGYKRAYFLIEQILKKSKINRSEFFRYFFTSDYINTISSKDEYEYPGDLILERRIRSVIRWNAMMIVLRASKKNLELGGHLSSFQSSATIYEVCFNHFFRAKNKRDGGDLIYFQGHISPGIYARSFLEGRLSEEQLNNFRQEVDGKGLPSYPHPKLMPNFWQFPTVSMGLGPICAIYQAKFLKYLQDRELKDTKNQVVYAFLGDGEMDEPESKGAISIAFREKLDNLIFIINCNLQRLDGPVVGNGKIINELESFFYGAGWNVIKVIWGSKWDDLLKRDTTGKLIQLMNETIDGDYQTFKSKDGAYVRKYFFGKYKETSELVKHMSDQEIWELNRGGHDPKKIFNAFKKAQKTKDKPTVILAHTVKGYGMGTIAEGKNIAHQIKKINTNGIAYIRDRFNLPISNNDLDQLPYITFKPNSKEYNYIHTQRKKLGGYVPFRLSKFTHELILPDLIDFKLLLIEQNKKISTTIAFIRVLNILLKSNDIKNLIVPIVADEARTFGMEGLFRKIGIYSSNGQKYIPQDREQLAYYKESKKGQIFQEGINELGAAASWLAAATSYSTNDFPMIPFYIYYSIFGFQRIGDLFWAAGDQQARGFLIGGTSGRTTLNGEGLQHEDGHSHIQSLTVPNCISYDPAFAYEVAVIIQDGLRRMYGPLQENIYYYITTVNENYHMPAMPKNAEKGICKGIYKLKTLHGTNIKIQLMGSGAILRSVCKAAEILLEDYLITTDIYSVTSFTELARNGADCERWNMLHPHEKNKIAYIKKVMNQHPAVAATDYMKLFAEQIRHYIPAQEYHVLGTDGFGRSDSRDKLRNHFEVNAYYIVVAALNLLAKLNSIQTKVVEDAIIKFNINIDKINPRLA, from the coding sequence ATGTTAAAACGTTTATATGATGACGTGGATCCAATTGAAACTAGCGATTGGATACAGGCTATTGAATCTGTGATTTGTAAAGAAGGTTATAAAAGAGCTTATTTTTTAATCGAACAAATTTTAAAAAAATCTAAAATAAATAGATCTGAATTTTTCAGATATTTTTTTACTAGTGATTACATTAATACTATCTCTAGTAAAGATGAATATGAATATCCTGGAGATCTTATTTTAGAACGACGTATTCGTTCTGTAATTCGTTGGAATGCCATGATGATAGTATTGCGTGCATCAAAAAAAAATTTAGAACTAGGTGGGCATTTATCATCTTTTCAATCTTCAGCAACAATATACGAAGTTTGTTTTAACCATTTTTTTCGAGCTAAAAATAAAAGAGATGGTGGTGATTTAATTTATTTTCAAGGTCATATTTCTCCTGGTATTTATGCTCGTTCCTTTTTGGAAGGACGTTTATCAGAAGAACAATTAAATAATTTTAGACAAGAAGTTGATGGAAAAGGTTTACCTTCGTATCCTCATCCTAAATTAATGCCTAATTTTTGGCAATTTCCAACTGTATCTATGGGTTTAGGTCCTATATGTGCAATTTATCAAGCTAAATTTTTAAAATATCTACAAGATAGAGAATTAAAAGACACTAAAAATCAAGTAGTTTACGCTTTTTTAGGAGATGGTGAAATGGATGAACCAGAATCTAAAGGTGCTATTTCTATAGCTTTTCGAGAAAAACTAGACAATTTAATATTTATAATAAATTGTAATTTACAAAGGTTAGATGGTCCAGTAGTAGGAAACGGAAAAATTATAAATGAATTAGAAAGTTTTTTTTATGGCGCAGGATGGAATGTAATAAAAGTAATATGGGGAAGTAAATGGGATGATTTATTAAAACGAGATACAACTGGAAAATTAATTCAATTAATGAATGAAACAATTGATGGAGATTATCAAACTTTTAAATCTAAAGATGGTGCGTATGTTAGAAAATATTTTTTTGGAAAATATAAGGAAACATCAGAATTAGTTAAACATATGTCAGATCAAGAAATATGGGAGTTAAATAGAGGAGGTCATGATCCTAAAAAAATATTTAATGCATTTAAAAAAGCACAAAAAACAAAAGATAAACCTACAGTAATTTTAGCACATACTGTCAAAGGATATGGTATGGGAACTATTGCAGAAGGTAAAAATATAGCACATCAAATAAAAAAAATTAATACTAATGGTATAGCATATATTCGAGATCGTTTTAATCTTCCTATATCAAATAATGATTTAGATCAATTACCATATATTACTTTTAAACCAAATTCTAAAGAATATAATTATATACATACTCAAAGAAAAAAATTAGGTGGTTATGTTCCTTTTCGTTTATCTAAATTTACTCATGAGTTAATTTTACCCGATTTAATAGATTTTAAATTATTGTTAATAGAACAAAATAAGAAAATTTCTACAACTATAGCTTTTATACGTGTTTTAAATATACTTTTAAAAAGTAATGATATAAAAAATTTAATAGTGCCTATTGTTGCCGATGAAGCACGTACATTTGGAATGGAAGGATTATTTCGAAAAATTGGTATTTATAGTTCTAACGGTCAAAAGTATATTCCTCAAGATCGAGAACAATTAGCATATTATAAAGAATCAAAAAAAGGTCAAATTTTCCAAGAAGGAATAAATGAATTAGGTGCTGCTGCATCTTGGTTAGCAGCTGCTACTTCTTATAGTACGAATGATTTTCCTATGATCCCTTTTTATATTTATTATTCAATTTTTGGTTTTCAAAGAATAGGAGATTTATTTTGGGCTGCTGGAGATCAGCAAGCAAGAGGTTTTTTAATAGGTGGAACTTCAGGAAGAACTACTTTAAATGGCGAAGGATTACAACATGAAGATGGTCATAGTCATATACAATCTTTAACAGTTCCTAATTGTATATCTTATGATCCTGCTTTTGCATATGAAGTTGCTGTGATTATACAAGATGGATTAAGACGTATGTATGGTCCTTTACAAGAAAATATATATTATTATATTACTACTGTTAATGAAAATTACCATATGCCTGCTATGCCTAAAAATGCAGAAAAAGGAATCTGTAAAGGTATTTATAAATTAAAAACTTTACATGGTACAAATATAAAAATACAGTTAATGGGTTCTGGTGCAATTCTACGTTCTGTTTGTAAAGCTGCAGAAATTTTACTCGAAGACTATCTAATAACAACGGATATATATAGTGTTACGTCTTTTACAGAGTTAGCTAGAAATGGTGCAGATTGTGAAAGATGGAATATGTTACACCCTCATGAAAAAAATAAAATAGCTTATATTAAAAAGGTGATGAATCAACATCCTGCTGTTGCAGCTACTGATTATATGAAGTTATTTGCAGAACAAATTCGTCATTACATTCCGGCTCAAGAATATCATGTATTAGGAACAGATGGTTTTGGTCGTTCCGATAGTCGTGATAAGTTACGTAATCATTTTGAGGTTAACGCATATTATATTGTAGTAGCAGCTTTGAATTTACTAGCTAAATTAAATAGTATTCAGACTAAAGTAGTAGAAGATGCAATTATTAAATTTAATATTAATATCGATAAAATTAATCCGCGTTTAGCTTAA
- a CDS encoding 2-oxo acid dehydrogenase subunit E2 produces the protein MDIEVKMPDIGLDEVEIIEILVNVNDMVEIEQGLITVEGEKASMEIPSPISGMVKKIFIKIGDKVKTSSILMSLKINNINSYQTKKNENLSTIEEKPLKQDTFVNSHKLNKSVVVHATPFIRRLARNLNIELQNVVPTGRKNRILKEDVELYVNQLKQTNLKESNTINSAILNIIQKSEIELSSLQKIVGVRLEKNWKNIPHVTHFDEFDITILEQFRKKYNAENNVKNNVTILVFILKVVAYALKKYPIFNSSLSDNKKKIVLNKYINIGVAVDVKDGLFVPVLKDVDKKNIKQLSFELINLAEKARHNKLNSSDMTQGSFTISNLGGIGGTWFSPIINSPEIAILGVSKSKIKPLWNGKEFIPSLMLPLSLSYDHRVINGADAARFVTFIGKLLSDMHFLIM, from the coding sequence GTGGATATTGAAGTAAAAATGCCTGATATTGGTTTAGATGAAGTAGAAATCATAGAAATTCTGGTAAATGTTAATGATATGGTAGAAATAGAACAAGGATTAATTACTGTGGAAGGAGAAAAAGCTTCTATGGAGATACCGTCTCCTATATCAGGAATGGTAAAAAAGATTTTTATAAAAATTGGTGATAAAGTTAAAACTTCTTCTATTTTAATGAGTTTAAAAATAAATAATATAAATTCCTATCAAACTAAAAAAAATGAAAATTTATCTACAATAGAGGAAAAACCCTTAAAACAAGATACATTTGTTAACTCTCATAAATTAAATAAAAGTGTGGTTGTACACGCTACTCCTTTCATAAGACGTTTAGCAAGAAATTTGAATATTGAATTACAAAATGTCGTCCCTACTGGTCGTAAAAATCGTATTCTAAAAGAAGATGTTGAGTTATATGTAAATCAATTAAAACAAACGAATTTAAAAGAAAGCAATACGATTAATTCTGCTATTTTAAATATAATACAAAAATCAGAAATTGAATTAAGTAGCCTTCAAAAAATTGTTGGTGTAAGATTAGAAAAAAATTGGAAAAACATACCTCATGTTACACATTTTGACGAATTTGATATTACAATTTTAGAACAATTTCGTAAAAAATATAATGCTGAAAACAATGTTAAAAATAATGTTACGATATTAGTTTTTATACTTAAAGTAGTTGCTTATGCATTAAAAAAATATCCTATTTTTAATAGTTCTTTATCTGATAATAAGAAAAAAATCGTTTTGAATAAATACATTAATATAGGAGTTGCTGTAGATGTAAAAGATGGTTTATTTGTACCTGTATTAAAAGATGTTGATAAAAAGAATATTAAACAGTTATCTTTTGAATTAATAAATTTAGCAGAAAAAGCACGACACAATAAATTAAATTCATCCGATATGACACAAGGATCTTTTACGATATCTAACTTAGGCGGTATTGGAGGAACTTGGTTTTCTCCCATTATTAACTCACCTGAAATAGCTATTCTTGGTGTTTCAAAATCTAAGATAAAACCTTTATGGAATGGTAAAGAATTTATTCCTTCTTTAATGTTACCATTGTCTTTGTCTTATGATCATCGTGTAATTAATGGTGCTGATGCAGCACGTTTTGTTACATTTATTGGGAAATTACTTTCTGATATGCATTTTTTAATTATGTAA